One Asterias rubens chromosome 1, eAstRub1.3, whole genome shotgun sequence genomic region harbors:
- the LOC117306942 gene encoding L-lactate dehydrogenase-like isoform X1, producing MATQLEQQLMHPVCEEMSEFSQTKVTVVGVGQVGMACAFSILTQHVASELALVDVVADKLHGEVKDLQHGLAFTKGMIVKGDTDYKVSAGSRLCIVTAGVRQREGESRLNLVQRNVAIFKGIIPNLVKYSPNTIIMVVSNPVDILTYVAWRLSGLPKNRVFGSGTNLDTARFRFLIGEKLQIAPSSVHGYIIGEHGDTSVPVWSGTSIAGVSLVGLIPQIGTDRDMDEWKDLHKDVVESPKQGEAKETKGIGLEGESLGSLADWKTLHKRVVDSAYEIIRLKGYTSWAIGLSVSTLAQSVLRNQNAVFALTTLAQGYHGIEKDVFLSLPCVLGEHGVRHVIKQQLNPQEVQQLRNSAETLADVIKELQLPAPTLE from the exons ATGGCAACCCAGCTAGAGCAGCAGTTGATGCACCCTGTGTGTGAGGAGATGAGTGAGTTCTCCCAGACTAAAGTGACAGTGGTAGGAGTTGGTCAAGTCGGCATGGCTTGTGCCTTCAGCATCCTCACACAG CATGTAGCCAGTGAGCTTGCCCTTGTGGATGTCGTAGCAGACAAACTACATGGAGAGGTGAAGGATCTGCAACATGGATTAGCTTTCACCAAAGGAATGATTGTCAAAGGTGACACTG ATTATAAAGTGTCTGCTGGTTCCAGACTGTGCATTGTGACAGCAGGAGTGAGACAGAGAGAAGGAGAAAGCCGTCTTAATCTGGTCCAGAGGAATGTCGCTATCTTTAAAG GGATAATCCCCAACCTTGTTAAGTATAGCCCAAACACCATCATTATGGTAGTCTCCAACCCAGTGGACATTTTGACGTATGTAGCATGGAGGCTAAGCGGTCTGCCAAAGAACAGGGTGTTTGGAAGTGGAACCAACCTGGACACGGCCAGATTCCGCTTCCTTATTGGAGAGAAACTTCAAATAGCCCCCTCTAGTGTCCATGGTTATATCATTGGTGAGCACGGAGATACAAGCG TACCTGTATGGTCTGGCACTAGTATCGCTGGAGTGAGCCTGGTTGGATTGATTCCCCAAATTGGTACCGACAGGGACATGGACGAGTGGAAAGATCTCCATAAAGATGTGGTAGAAAG CCCAAAGCAAGGCGAAGCAAAGGAGACCAAAGG AATTGGTCTGGAGGGGGAGTCATTGGGGTCTCTTGCTGACTGGAAAACCCTACACAAAAGGGTCGTTGACAG TGCGTATGAGATCATCAGGCTGAAGGGATACACATCATGGGCTATTGGCTTGAGTGTCAGCACGCTGGCACAGTCTGTACTCCGGAACCAGAACGCTGTCTTTGCTCTCACTACACTGGCACAG GGTTACCATGGCATTGAAAAGGATGTGTTTCTGAGTCTCCCATGTGTGCTTGGAGAGCACGGAGTACGTCATGTCATTAAGCAACAACTTAACCCGCAGGAGGTACAGCAACTCAGAAACAGTGCAGAGACATTGGCGGATGTCATCAAGGAGCTTCAACTACCAGCTCCTACCTTGGAGTAA
- the LOC117306942 gene encoding L-lactate dehydrogenase-like isoform X2 produces MATQLEQQLMHPVCEEMSEFSQTKVTVVGVGQVGMACAFSILTQHVASELALVDVVADKLHGEVKDLQHGLAFTKGMIVKGDTDYKVSAGSRLCIVTAGVRQREGESRLNLVQRNVAIFKGIIPNLVKYSPNTIIMVVSNPVDILTYVAWRLSGLPKNRVFGSGTNLDTARFRFLIGEKLQIAPSSVHGYIIGEHGDTSVPVWSGTSIAGVSLVGLIPQIGTDRDMDEWKDLHKDVVERIGLEGESLGSLADWKTLHKRVVDSAYEIIRLKGYTSWAIGLSVSTLAQSVLRNQNAVFALTTLAQGYHGIEKDVFLSLPCVLGEHGVRHVIKQQLNPQEVQQLRNSAETLADVIKELQLPAPTLE; encoded by the exons ATGGCAACCCAGCTAGAGCAGCAGTTGATGCACCCTGTGTGTGAGGAGATGAGTGAGTTCTCCCAGACTAAAGTGACAGTGGTAGGAGTTGGTCAAGTCGGCATGGCTTGTGCCTTCAGCATCCTCACACAG CATGTAGCCAGTGAGCTTGCCCTTGTGGATGTCGTAGCAGACAAACTACATGGAGAGGTGAAGGATCTGCAACATGGATTAGCTTTCACCAAAGGAATGATTGTCAAAGGTGACACTG ATTATAAAGTGTCTGCTGGTTCCAGACTGTGCATTGTGACAGCAGGAGTGAGACAGAGAGAAGGAGAAAGCCGTCTTAATCTGGTCCAGAGGAATGTCGCTATCTTTAAAG GGATAATCCCCAACCTTGTTAAGTATAGCCCAAACACCATCATTATGGTAGTCTCCAACCCAGTGGACATTTTGACGTATGTAGCATGGAGGCTAAGCGGTCTGCCAAAGAACAGGGTGTTTGGAAGTGGAACCAACCTGGACACGGCCAGATTCCGCTTCCTTATTGGAGAGAAACTTCAAATAGCCCCCTCTAGTGTCCATGGTTATATCATTGGTGAGCACGGAGATACAAGCG TACCTGTATGGTCTGGCACTAGTATCGCTGGAGTGAGCCTGGTTGGATTGATTCCCCAAATTGGTACCGACAGGGACATGGACGAGTGGAAAGATCTCCATAAAGATGTGGTAGAAAG AATTGGTCTGGAGGGGGAGTCATTGGGGTCTCTTGCTGACTGGAAAACCCTACACAAAAGGGTCGTTGACAG TGCGTATGAGATCATCAGGCTGAAGGGATACACATCATGGGCTATTGGCTTGAGTGTCAGCACGCTGGCACAGTCTGTACTCCGGAACCAGAACGCTGTCTTTGCTCTCACTACACTGGCACAG GGTTACCATGGCATTGAAAAGGATGTGTTTCTGAGTCTCCCATGTGTGCTTGGAGAGCACGGAGTACGTCATGTCATTAAGCAACAACTTAACCCGCAGGAGGTACAGCAACTCAGAAACAGTGCAGAGACATTGGCGGATGTCATCAAGGAGCTTCAACTACCAGCTCCTACCTTGGAGTAA
- the LOC117306942 gene encoding L-lactate dehydrogenase-like isoform X3, which translates to MATQLEQQLMHPVCEEMSEFSQTKVTVVGVGQVGMACAFSILTQHVASELALVDVVADKLHGEVKDLQHGLAFTKGMIVKGDTDYKVSAGSRLCIVTAGVRQREGESRLNLVQRNVAIFKGIIPNLVKYSPNTIIMVVSNPVDILTYVAWRLSGLPKNRVFGSGTNLDTARFRFLIGEKLQIAPSSVHGYIIGEHGDTSVPVWSGTSIAGVSLVGLIPQIGTDRDMDEWKDLHKDVVESAYEIIRLKGYTSWAIGLSVSTLAQSVLRNQNAVFALTTLAQGYHGIEKDVFLSLPCVLGEHGVRHVIKQQLNPQEVQQLRNSAETLADVIKELQLPAPTLE; encoded by the exons ATGGCAACCCAGCTAGAGCAGCAGTTGATGCACCCTGTGTGTGAGGAGATGAGTGAGTTCTCCCAGACTAAAGTGACAGTGGTAGGAGTTGGTCAAGTCGGCATGGCTTGTGCCTTCAGCATCCTCACACAG CATGTAGCCAGTGAGCTTGCCCTTGTGGATGTCGTAGCAGACAAACTACATGGAGAGGTGAAGGATCTGCAACATGGATTAGCTTTCACCAAAGGAATGATTGTCAAAGGTGACACTG ATTATAAAGTGTCTGCTGGTTCCAGACTGTGCATTGTGACAGCAGGAGTGAGACAGAGAGAAGGAGAAAGCCGTCTTAATCTGGTCCAGAGGAATGTCGCTATCTTTAAAG GGATAATCCCCAACCTTGTTAAGTATAGCCCAAACACCATCATTATGGTAGTCTCCAACCCAGTGGACATTTTGACGTATGTAGCATGGAGGCTAAGCGGTCTGCCAAAGAACAGGGTGTTTGGAAGTGGAACCAACCTGGACACGGCCAGATTCCGCTTCCTTATTGGAGAGAAACTTCAAATAGCCCCCTCTAGTGTCCATGGTTATATCATTGGTGAGCACGGAGATACAAGCG TACCTGTATGGTCTGGCACTAGTATCGCTGGAGTGAGCCTGGTTGGATTGATTCCCCAAATTGGTACCGACAGGGACATGGACGAGTGGAAAGATCTCCATAAAGATGTGGTAGAAAG TGCGTATGAGATCATCAGGCTGAAGGGATACACATCATGGGCTATTGGCTTGAGTGTCAGCACGCTGGCACAGTCTGTACTCCGGAACCAGAACGCTGTCTTTGCTCTCACTACACTGGCACAG GGTTACCATGGCATTGAAAAGGATGTGTTTCTGAGTCTCCCATGTGTGCTTGGAGAGCACGGAGTACGTCATGTCATTAAGCAACAACTTAACCCGCAGGAGGTACAGCAACTCAGAAACAGTGCAGAGACATTGGCGGATGTCATCAAGGAGCTTCAACTACCAGCTCCTACCTTGGAGTAA